TGGTCTATAAATACAATGGatttgaagaagaaataaaaacactcaAGTAGAGCTACTGGAACGACTGCGTAAAACCAATTTCTGTTTAAGAAAGACAATTATCCAAGTATTAAGTACTATTCTATAATATAAATCACCTTTCATGTGGGATTTGTGGGCTGCCAATCTCCATACCTGAATTTCTACACTCGACGCTCAAATGCAAAGTGAATGAACCACCACTCTGTTCCAGAGATGTTCTAAGAAACACCTCACAAATTATATCCTACCACCTGTTAGCTCTTTATAGTTTGTTCTCAGAGGAAATTGTCTACTTATGTGAACCATTTTAAGGCAAATTTGCTCCTGTCATAATCATTAGAGTCTACAATTTGTTGAACTTTGAGCTGACCTGAGTGGCCTTGTTCTGGCACTGAACATCTAAAGAAGATACTGTGAACCTTTCTCAACAGCAAATCAAAATGAGCCATGGAAGGATTTTTAACTCCTTTAAATGCCTTGGAAATttagaaaaaaccagaaattaattattctaTCTTTATTAGAGCACTATTTGGACTCTCCTTGAATTCTTTAAGGGAAGCATTTGGAACACATTTACTTTTGACTAGAGCAAGGCACTTCCAAACACAGCGGAACTCGAACTGGCTAGAATCTGGGTTTGACAGTAGTTCTTCCAGAAAAGTGCTCGAACTTGAATTAATAATAGCAATAAGTTATGCACATTTCCAGATTTCTTTGAGAGTTCTCTAGGACTGACTTTTTCAATACTTAGGCTtgacaaaacttttaaaaagcaggcCCTTAAAAAGAACAACTAAAAGAATCTCTGGCACAAATCAGGTTatgtaagagaaagaaaaagaaaaacagaaagacatTGTTTACAATGCTTGTGGAACTGATAAGCCAGCAGCAATAAAatactgggggttttttgctagtatctgcatgtatttttcatgttcaGCAAAACCAGTGACAACTTTATAAAGTTTCAAAGGCTTTTCAGGGACCAGACTTCTTCAGATTCACCATGCCAAAGAGCACTGGTAACAGAAAAATTTTATTACTTGTGACAAATATATTTGataaagaataagaaaaaatttcTCAGTTACATAGAAAAGGTGCCTGAAATGCCACTTGTGCCAAAAACTTGTAGCATGGCCTGTATGGCATTTACACAATACAATCTGCActatggaaaaatgtttttagcaGATTGTTAAATGTTGAACTACACCAAACAGTTAGCCGACAGAAAAGTGAACTTCTAAACTCCATAAAATGGAGTTGAAGCgagaaattatatttaaaaactctatcagaggaaaaataaaataaagagtaCCTAAATGAAgtttagaaaatgaaagaaaataaaatgaacaacctgaatatttaatttagaTTGTATAAGCCTATTTTAACAAGCAACAGGGATTTAAGCTGTCAGTTCACAGTAATATTTAATGTCAGGCAGTCACCTGCCTGTTCTCTGTACCTTTGaaaatttctccttcttcaATTCATCAaagatattaaaacaaaaaataccttATATTGTCTTTAGCTCTCCGTTTTTCTTCAATATATCTGTGAGTTTCTAATCTAGATTCTGGAGTATATGGTGTAGGCTCCTCCCAAAATCTTCTGTCTTCTTCATCATTTTCAGCTGTTCTGCATGtttcctgctctccagctccttctgcctGATTGGGTTTTTCCTGCGGGGAGTCTGGGCTACACAAGATCACTGAAATATTATCCCAATGAAATGAAGGAAGAGTAACTTGCTAACAAATTACctcaataatattttttcaaccCAATAATAACTGTACAATTCCTGCCAAGAATGGTATCTTATATATTTGGAGAAcattctctgctctgcttctttTGTCAATCAGCAAAGCATATTTTGACATAATGTTTATCATTTACCTGACTACGAAGTGATAGTATGACTATACCTAATCCCCTGAAAACCCTGACAGATAGTTCAACAGATTTAatttcagaagcagaattttCAGATATCCTCACAACTTTCAGGTGAGAGAAAGCCTTCAGTCCATGTGCTATTTAAGAATTCCCAATATCAGGCAGCAACAGATTAGAAATTTATAAGGTAGCAATGAACATCTCCTCAAATGGCATCTTAACACCTGAATCATTTTTTCTCCCTAGCTCTAAGCTTCTGTAAATCTCTATCAATAGAGAGAGAAAACTAAATTTATGATACAGGTGTGATCTATGAGGACAAACTTCTGCAGGCAGCTTCATGAGACAGTGTCTATTGGATTAAAAATAAGATGGGTAGCCAGTGCAGTAGAAGATGACCCCAGAcaaaaatcctgctgctgtCTAGGTAGTATCAGTGACATGAAGTGGAAGAAGTAGGAAAATCCACACCAAAGGCCTGCAATATTCCATTTCAGTCTTCAGATGTTATAATGCTAAGGCAAAAGCAATTATAGGTGaacagctgctttctctggAAACCCTGCTTTACCTTAAAAAACAATTTCCAGCTGTTCCCCTGAAAGAAACTATTCATTACACTGTTTTGGCACCCAGACAACTTAGCTTGGagtgagagaaaaaattatattgaaCTGTGTCTGCAGGTCAATAATAAATTATGCAtgtaattaattatatttttcattagagATAACATGCATGAGGAGAAATAACTGCTTGAATCAACAATAAAGATGAACAAAAATGTTAAGTGGAATTATATAAActctttaatgaaaaaaaccaaatttctgAATAAAGAAAGAATCATGTTTACTCACAAACTGTTGCTGTTTACTGTTACCTGTCAAATCCAAACTTAGAGTccatctgtttctttttcttatccTTTCTTTCTTGCATCCTTCTTTGagcctcttccttttctctgacCCTTTTGAGAAGGTAAGCTTGTTCCTGTTCTCTGATTTTCCATTTCACTTCTGGATAGTTTTGAAGTGCTTTAATCCTCTCTGAACGTTCTATTTCTTTACTATCCAAATACTTaccaaagggggaaaaatagatataaatatGTGAGAAATTATAAACATACTCAATCAATAAATCTATTAGATTGTAGCTTAATTTTGATAATTAAGTTTTGTCTATAATTAGAAATGCATCTTTCACACATCCATAGCACTATGTGAGTTatgctttattaaaaagaattaaCAATAACTTGTTATTCAGATCTGGAAACAGTTTTGTGTGTCTAAGATCAGCTTTTAgcattttccaggaattttaaTTGGTCTTACTAGATTATACAGTAGAGAGAGTCCCTTCAGCCATCTCTGGTATTTGTCTGACTGATTCAgcccaaaattatttcttttgatgtGTTAGTTTACTGCCAACTGAGAGAGTTGAATCTACTAAGTTAAGCAGTGCCTGTGCTTCTCTGAGGGAAATTGTGAGAGCATATTTCAGGCCTGGGACTGTTTCATTGACAGGAAATCATTACATCAGTTCAGTCATAGCACAAAACCACAATCTCAAAGTATCTATTTACAGCCAATGCAATGTAGTGCAATTTTACACTCACTTGTATCTTTCTACTGTCTTACACTGCACGTTTGGTATATACTGTTGGAATGGTACCAACAACACACTAACCTTCTGCAATCATgctaataatttaaaaatacattgtatatataaaaacaaatgagaaaaagcaCCAGAACTGTAcaaagtatttatttgaaaaaaaatttaaaataattttgtttaaggATCGCCAATAAAGATGACAGAAATGTTAATGAATAATTGTGGTTCCATCAAAATAGAACCAATTATTACAATATTGTAATAATTTATTCTTTGGAATAGAATTTAATTTCCTGTGGACATTACAAAAATGTACAggtgtttattttgtttagGGTAAGTATGTTCAGTTGACAGCactaattttttatttggatttaaatttaagttttaaaatcttACTTTTAATTGATGAAGAGTTGCCACTACAAATTGTCTATAACCTTCAAATTCAGTACATGGGTTACCCACTAGAAACAGTTCCTTTAGATGTATATTGCATTTCAGAGATGCAATACTGGAGAGTTCACCAATGAAATTGGCTGTCAGGTCAAGTTTCTTCAACTCTTCACAGCCTGTTTGAAAGAAGCCTTAATTCAATTTCTCCATAACATAAATGTACACatgatatatatatacacacacgtacacacttGGATATAACTGTCTCCATTTGTGTTCTGTAAACTGGTTTCATTCTATCAGAATACATCTTTTCCAAGACTCTTTCTGAGTGAAAGAGTGACTCACAGCTAAAGTTTATGAGCTCACAATATTTACAGGAATAAAACAACCTCAATAAAATACACAATACCAAAACATTATTGGTTTTATCAATATCAAAACTTTGTGGACATTTATAGATGagcttttaaatgtttcattttcagataAGCTGGATTTCGTTCTTAACATTCTGATTGCCTTGATACcccttctcagctacgtctcaaTTACATGGCTAAAATCCAATCCAATTGCTTAAGGACAGTAGGGTCAATTACGAGTTTCATTTCTGTGTATGGTAGTATTATTCAATAATAATAAATGTATTAttctaataaataaaaaatctctGGTAATATTACTCAAGTACAAAGATAAGATCTCCCAAAAATTCACTCCAAGTTAGGTTTTCCACTGTGTAGACTCAGCTATCGTTGTAAATACTTTATCACTGGTTAAATTGCAAATTCTGGTGAGAACGTGTTTGTACTAAAACAATTCATTACAAACAGAAACTCTAAATTAGGTGACAAAATGCTCtggaaattctgattttttaatttatcagCCTCTCCTTTTATCATAATGTGTCCATGAATCATAACCTTGACTCTAAGAGCAAAAAGTTTAGCAGAGAGTAAACTCAGCTTTGATTCACATCACTGTaatcattttcctttcctggtcTGTTTGCTAAGTTTTACGCACATTGAGCTGTAAGAAAGTAAACAACACAGAACACTTTATTAGGGGATTTAAATAACCCAAATTAGGCAAAGGCCAATCCCAAGGGTTGTAACTCCTGAGCAAATGACAAATCACAGTAATAAATAATGGGGCCTGATAgatgaatttaaaatttagtGGCATGAAAACAAATGCAACTTTCTCAACAAATTCCCAAATACATACTACACTACCTATTTCTTCAACTTTTTCAAATCTGTGTTTAGACTATTTGCTTGTTTCTTATTTAAGCCATCCTCTTGAACCAGCCTGCAGACTTAAAAACACAAACTAAACCAACCAACCACCCAAAtaaccaaacaaaagaaaaacaaaccaaaacacacacacacacaaataaccaaccaaccaaccaaccagtttgtttgtttgtttgtttgttttaacagTTCCTTTGTCAAGGTGGCTATGTTAAAGATTCAGCAACTGGCCTAATCTGaatcaagaaacagaaaataattaagtcACAAATTATTCAAGTAATATGGAATGTGTTTATGGGTCGCTCCAAGTCTTAGGTTTTTAATCTTGGAAAATGCCAGATTTTGCACATGAAATCTGCATAAGTGACAGTATAAATAGGATTAAACACAGATAAAACAGACAAGATTTCaagcaatgaaagaaaagcatcCTCTGAAAacctcttcaaaaaaaaaacccagacccTCAATGCAacctgtgctcagcacaaaaCCTTCTTGTGTGTGACACTTGATTCCTGAACTGAAGATGACTTGAAACGTGATCCAGAGACATTTAGGAAAGTTCAATGAGAAAAATTAAGCAGTAGGAAGCACTTGCTACAAAGAAGCATTTATTGAAACCCGGTACCCAAGGATCCTCTAAGTATCCACAAAATACCCCTACAGGTGGACACGATTAATGGCTTCCACCCTCTTTTACACCAAGTCACAACTTAAGCATTCAAATATGAAAAgacaaaatggctttttttcaaaatctgacCTTCCAGATTTTCAATTCTTTCAATGTTGTTCAAAGCCACATTTAAATATTCCAGCTTCTTTAGTTTGCCCacattttctgtaacaaaacATAGATGGATTGTTTCAGTTTTTAGCACAGGAAAGGGCATTATAGTTTCACTTGCTTACTTTACTTCAAAGCAacaatgaagcagaaaaaataagacATACAAATCAGAATATGTACCACATTACTGGACATTAGTGTTTTAATATTATCAACAAGACAAAACAGttttctgaaaacacaaaactaaaaagcaaaaagaaataaggaaagttataaacacatttttatcaCAAATCCATAAAACACATATCTAATTCAAGAAGAATGGCTAAAAAAGCATAGTGAGACATTCCATCTTTGGAAACTTAAGATATCTACAGATTCAGTGACATGAATCGTACCACAGTTTTTTAAGAACTTGGAGAGGTATTTTCTACATACTTCACAAACAAATGACATTAATTTCTCAGCAAGAACTTGTGCAGCTTAGTTTGGATGTTTGTTTTTGTTACAATATTTCTGTAATAGCAGTGCCTGTGCACATGACGATGTGAGATAGCTGAGTGTAAGCCAGTGGAATCATTCATACACACAGTGGATGCCGGACAACCCCCCCTGCCTGCTCACGAGGCAAGTCTGATCTTGAgagctgcagaaatgttttctttaagaagagaaaagacACAGCCCAACAGAGCCAATATAAACCTGTGTAATTTCTCTGTGTTATTCAGAAGCATGGAACTGCTGTGCCCTCAGCAAGGACATGCTGGTATCCACCGGGAGGAGTAACTTCTCAACTTCAATACTTTGTAATACAGCCCCTGTTGACAATGCCTTTGGTCACCACTATAGTGTGGGGAGGGGTTGGTGgtgcttcttttgtttttggtgggggtttggggtggtttttgttttgttgggggtttttttggttttgtttttgttttgttgttttgttttggggttggggttttttttttttttccatttgttacTAAGGTACTACCTTGGAAAGCTGTTACATTATACAGGAATATATGAACCACCAATTTGCATACTTTTTCAACTCCTACAGTTAGATTATGTTAAGATAAAAATTGCTTGTCTCAAAAATGaaattgctgaaaaaaaaattgtgtccAAAAAGCAACAGTCTGAATACAGTATCCTGTACTAACTTGAAGGAGGCCCGAGTGTTGACAGAAAAACCACAAGATGAAATCTTGTGCCTTATTAAGGACATATTAATAGAGAGAAAACCAACGTATTTTAGTCCCTCCTTTGATGGGGCAAAGAAACataaagcagttttaaaaactTAATTCTCTCTGGGAGAAGATTCCTTCACTTTAAGAAATGCATGTGTTATCAGTAGAGATAGAGTTTCCTAATGAGTCCCTTGAGAGAACTTAAAGGATTTGCCTACAAGTTCTGAGCAcagaatttcctcctaaaaccttggtatttttttcttcctcttaagAAATTTCAAAGAGATATACAAATATAatttctgaacacttccaacTTTTTGTTGTTCATCTACACAATATAAGCTTTTCCAGCCCAAGGATTGATGTCACATCTTTCAATATGGAACATATGGACCTATCCCACAAAACCAGATCATATGAAATTATATCTTCTCCTGTGGTGCAGGAAGACCATTGAGGCTTTGTTGTAGGAAGTTTGGTTCATGCACAAAAGCAAGTATTTTATCTGAATAAAACTTATTTCAATGTTAACAAAACCAATATGATTTGCATAAAGatggaatttaaaaatgtgCCTGGAAGAGCTAATCCTATGATATCAGACACCATAGTATATGGTAAACTCTTTGTCTCTCTGCCACAAGATGGGATATTTAAACTATATCTGAGTTTAGAAATTTTAATCAATAAAAGGTGTTTCACACTCATTTTCTAGTGACTTGTATCTCAGTAgtatatttttcattcaaaactTCTCTTGCAAATTTCTGCACTTCTtagaaatttaataaagaaaccaGGAAAGGAACTCTTGTTAGGATCACAGTCCCTTAAGTATAACAGaatactttttgtttttctgatttcaaaATTACACATGTGaatccattttaaaagaaacatcttGAGAAAAGACTCACCAATTTTTGGAATCAGGTTATTCTGAAGATAGAGAATTTTTAAATCTCGACACCATTTGTCAAGATGCTctaatttttctatttcctgCTGATGTAAAGAGATTTCTTCCAGCGAAAAAATTTCACAGTTGTTATGTTCTGCATGTCTTCTAATAAGATCTTCAGTGACTGAAAGAAACATTAGATGTCATATCTCcctttaataattttctgcCATCTGAATTATGAGCAAAttataaaatcattaaaatattttgttccacCATACCAAATAGCCTGGTAGGaatgacaacaaaaataaaatctgcaagAAAAGATATCAAGTACCAAGTAGCTTCAACCCACCCTGCCACAGTAAACATCTTTTGTGAAACACAATCACGTCACCTGTAACATTTGGAAAGATCCATATGAAAACTGCTGAGTCTTCCATA
This window of the Corvus hawaiiensis isolate bCorHaw1 chromosome 26, bCorHaw1.pri.cur, whole genome shotgun sequence genome carries:
- the LOC125317398 gene encoding dynein axonemal assembly factor 11-like isoform X5: MVRITEDLIRRHAEHNNCEIFSLEEISLHQQEIEKLEHLDKWCRDLKILYLQNNLIPKIENVGKLKKLEYLNVALNNIERIENLEGCEELKKLDLTANFIGELSSIASLKCNIHLKELFLVGNPCTEFEGYRQFVVATLHQLKYLDSKEIERSERIKALQNYPEVKWKIREQEQAYLLKRVREKEEAQRRMQERKDKKKKQMDSKFGFDSPDSPQEKPNQAEGAGEQETCRTAENDEEDRRFWEEPTPYTPESRLETHRYIEEKRRAKDNIREAKKREKPPWTLMTAEGKVLNVNVPKLHFSLKDDEENNQIILDLAVYRHLDTSLLDVDVQPTYIRVLVKGKPFQLVLPEEVKPDSSSAKRSQTTGHLVVTMPKAKEIILAKQKVSASIKHSDCNTQQKTTRRSGQVEKLEVDPSKYSFPDVTKIIQEKERTGQGPIKLQPQKVTEVKKSGVDFENNEDVPPLI
- the LOC125317398 gene encoding dynein axonemal assembly factor 11-like isoform X6 produces the protein MHVTEDLIRRHAEHNNCEIFSLEEISLHQQEIEKLEHLDKWCRDLKILYLQNNLIPKIENVGKLKKLEYLNVALNNIERIENLEGCEELKKLDLTANFIGELSSIASLKCNIHLKELFLVGNPCTEFEGYRQFVVATLHQLKYLDSKEIERSERIKALQNYPEVKWKIREQEQAYLLKRVREKEEAQRRMQERKDKKKKQMDSKFGFDSPDSPQEKPNQAEGAGEQETCRTAENDEEDRRFWEEPTPYTPESRLETHRYIEEKRRAKDNIREAKKREKPPWTLMTAEGKVLNVNVPKLHFSLKDDEENNQIILDLAVYRHLDTSLLDVDVQPTYIRVLVKGKPFQLVLPEEVKPDSSSAKRSQTTGHLVVTMPKAKEIILAKQKVSASIKHSDCNTQQKTTRRSGQVEKLEVDPSKYSFPDVTKIIQEKERTGQGPIKLQPQKVTEVKKSGVDFENNEDVPPLI